The proteins below come from a single Vanessa cardui chromosome 7, ilVanCard2.1, whole genome shotgun sequence genomic window:
- the LOC124531139 gene encoding probable 26S proteasome non-ATPase regulatory subunit 3 produces the protein MAPVEQDVEMKNVDSPAAASDVETTEVKKDADVLAVQDLREHVRQIDKAVSSKEPRFAMRVLRSLPSTRRKLNGNVLRAIINQLYPASSDKETLIAFVENPLPGAVEIEAPRSRSAPKTPAPEVDVYIHLLVLLRLLDTNKLEEAVECSQQLMNKVTAQNRRTLDLIAAKCYFYHSRVFELTNKLDLIRPLLHARLRTSTLRSDFEGQAVLINCLLRNYLHYALYDQADKLVSKSVFPENASNNEWARFLYYLGRIKAARLEYSDAHKHLVQALRKAPQTAAVGFRQTVQKLAIVVELLLGDIPERAIFRQAPLRKALAPYFQLTQAVRLGNLQRFGEVLENFGPQFRSDHTFTLILRLRQNVIKTAIRSIGLSYSRISPKDIARKLGLDSAEDAEFIVAKAIRDGVIEATLDPEKGYMSNKESSDIYCTREPQLAFHQRISFCLELHNQSVKAMRYPPKSYGKELESAEERREREQQDLELAKEMAEEDDDGFP, from the coding sequence ATGGCTCCCGTAGAACAAGATGTAGAGATGAAGAACGTGGATAGTCCGGCTGCTGCTAGCGATGTCGAAACTACTGAGGTAAAAAAAGATGCTGATGTTCTCGCTGTTCAAGATTTAAGAGAACATGTAAGACAAATTGATAAAGCTGTGTCGTCAAAAGAACCACGATTTGCGATGCGCGTTCTAAGATCACTTCCAAGTACTAGACGGAAACTAAACGGCAATGTACTTCGTGCGATTATAAACCAACTTTATCCTGCAAGTTCTGACAAAGAAACCTTAATCGCTTTCGTAGAAAACCCGTTGCCTGGTGCAGTGGAGATTGAAGCCCCGCGCTCTAGAAGTGCTCCTAAGACCCCAGCTCCAGAAGTAGATGTTTATATACATCTGTTAGTTTTACTTCGTTTATTGGACACGAATAAACTGGAAGAAGCAGTGGAATGTTCGCAACAATTAATGAATAAAGTAACAGCTCAAAATCGAAGAACCTTAGACTTAATTGCTGCTAAATGCTATTTCTATCATTCAAGAGTATTTGAGCTGACCAATAAGTTGGACCTTATTAGGCCGCTATTGCATGCTCGCTTGCGTACTTCTACCCTACGTAGTGATTTTGAAGGCCAAGCAGttttaataaactgtctttTGCGTAATTACCTTCATTATGCACTGTATGATCAAGCAGATAAATTGGTGAGTAAATCAGTTTTTCCTGAAAATGCTAGTAACAATGAATGGGCCAGATTTTTGTACTATCTTGGCAGAATCAAGGCTGCCAGATTAGAATACAGTGATGCTCATAAGCACTTAGTTCAAGCTCTCCGCAAAGCCCCTCAAACTGCAGCAGTTGGATTCCGTCAGACTGTGCAGAAATTGGCAATTGTTGTAGAGTTGTTGTTGGGTGACATACCAGAGCGTGCTATATTCCGCCAAGCTCCGCTAAGAAAAGCATTGGCACCATACTTCCAACTTACTCAAGCAGTTCGTTTAGGAAATTTGCAAAGATTTGGAGAAGTTTTGGAGAACTTCGGGCCCCAATTCCGCAGTGATCATACATTTACTTTGATTCTACGTCTCCGACAAAATGTGATTAAAACTGCCATTAGGTCCATAGGTTTGTCTTATTCAAGAATTTCACCTAAGGATATTGCTAGAAAGTTAGGCTTGGACTCTGCTGAAGATGCAGAATTCATTGTAGCCAAAGCTATACGGGATGGAGTTATTGAAGCCACCCTTGACCCTGAAAAGGGATACATGAGTAACAAAGAAAGCTCCGATATCTACTGTACAAGAGAACCTCAGCTGGCTTTCCATCAACGTATTTCATTCTGTCTTGAATTACATAATCAAAGTGTAAAAGCTATGAGATACCCACCTAAATCCTATGGCAAGGAGTTAGAGAGTGCGGAAGAGAGAAGGGAACGTGAACAGCAGGATCTCGAATTGGCTAAAGAAATGGCAGAGGAAGACGATGATGGTTTTCcctaa
- the LOC124531141 gene encoding uncharacterized protein LOC124531141, translating into MYLSNHYVIVYSITSVQQSIKVGKDSISVKIISSLKVRMEFTVSNIEKLADLLTPPEPDVLQGDDLPKTTDYEITTSRDNKKSETAKTDRTYKTIEEYEIQQAEDEELIGTTGLRVEDRKAPAYTMNYQQSVSAEDVFLQMGPKTPSSASCENLIVRVVMPGDKKENIDLSVDTNSVTIASSRYYLKLPLPHEINPDTSKANWDSAEESLVLTLKLNREFDFVNF; encoded by the exons ATGTATCTTAGCAACCATTATGTTATAGTTTATTCAATAACTTCTGTGCAACAGTCGATTAAAGTTGGAAAGGATTCTATTtcagttaaaataatatcatcttTGAAAGTAAGAATGGAGTTTACTGTTTCTAACATCGAAAAGTTAGCTGACTTACTAACACCACCTGAACCAGATGTTTTACAAGGCGATGACCTGCCTAAAACAA ccGATTATGAAATCACAACTTCAAGAGATAACAAAAAATCTGAGACAGCGAAAACAGATAGAACTTATAAGACTATTGAAGAATATGAAATCCAACAAGCTGAAGACGAAGAGCTGATTGGTACAACTGGATTAAGAGTAGAAGATCGGAAGGCACCTGCCTATACCATGAATTACCAACAATCTGTTAGCGCTGAAGATGTCTTTTTACAG atGGGTCCAAAAACACCGTCTTCCGCCAGTTGCGAGAATTTAATCGTTAGAGTTGTAATGCCAggtgataaaaaagaaaacattgattTATCCGTTGATACGAATAGTGTCACTATCGCATCATCTCGATACTATTTGAAACTACCGTTGCCACACGAAATTAATCCTGACACGTCAAAAGCAAATTGGGACAGTGCTGAAGAATCACTGGTGTTGACGCTGAAGTTAAATAGAGAATTTGATTTCGTTAATTTCTAA